A window of the Planococcus citri chromosome 4, ihPlaCitr1.1, whole genome shotgun sequence genome harbors these coding sequences:
- the LOC135843915 gene encoding phospholipase A1-like isoform X1 — protein sequence MKISSIGALLGYFLFFQTITFSKCGIWGDFSGTLSGIFNKLVPEPVKQLFNGNPLKIFLLIYTRESLNSPMKLDLPVQDLSQLHGRKISNERPLVFIIHGFQSDTSEQWMKDLAQAYLQSKDGMVFAVDWGSNAKTVNYWSSANQVPIVANQLIGFINMLMTQFGVETKKIHIIGHSLGAHIAGNVGRGLPSVYRITGLDPAGPKFQVGSLTTLRKTDAYYVDVLHTCRVLGHRELLGTVDFFINENTDEQPACAIKGTAVRVIAGFLIDSALGIWEMTCSHSIVTDYFIESLKNQACRFVASKTIERAKKVTSDTLDPNLDTTVLGLDTFKYKATGKLHVITGAFSPYCRTKPS from the exons ATGAAAATTTCCTCGATTGGTGCATTGCTCGGATATTTTT TGTTTTTTCAAACCATTACGTTTTCAAAATGTGGAATATGGGGCGACTTCAGTGGCACCCTATCCGGAATCTTCAATAAACTCGTACCAGAACCTGTGAAGCAGTTATTTAATGGGAatccattgaaaatttttttactgataTATACTAG AGAATCTCTTAATTCGCCAATGAAACTCGATCTGCCAGTACAAGATCTTTCACAGCTACATGGAAGAAAAATATCGAATGAAAGACCGCTCGTATTTATTATTCACGGGTTTCAATCAGATACAAGCGAGCAATGGATGAAGGACTTAGCACAAGCTTATCTTCAATCA aaaGATGGTATGGTATTTGCTGTTGATTGGGGTAGTAATGCTAAAACAGTTAATTATTGGAGTTCTGCTAATCAAGTACCTATCGTAGCCAATCAATTAATTGG tTTCATAAATATGTTAATGACTCAGTTCGGCGTCGAAACTAAAAAAATCCACATTATAGGCCACAGTTTAGGGGCACACATCGCTGGAAATGTTGGAAGAGGTTTACCAAGCGTATACAGAATAACGG GTTTGGATCCCGCAGGACCCAAATTCCAGGTAGGTTCTTTGACAACACTACGTAAAACTGACGCTTATTACGTCGACGTGCTTCACACTTGTCGTGTTCTTGGCCATAGGGAACTTCTCG GCACTgtagatttttttataaacgaGAACACTGATGAACAACCTGCATGTGCTATTAAAGGCACAGCGGTTCGTGTTATTGCAGGCTTTCTTATTGATAGTGCACTTGGGATCTGGGAGATGACATGTTCTCACAGTATAGTGACAGACTACTTTATTGAATCGCTCAAAAATCAGGCATGTAGATTTGTGGCAAGCAAAACAATCGAACGAGCGaagaa GGTAACTTCGGATACGTTAGATCCAAACCTAGATACTACAGTACTGGGATTGGATACGTTCAAGTATAAAGCTACAGGGAAGCTTCACGTGATAACCGGAGCTTTCTCTCCTTATTGTAGAACAAAACCATCATAA
- the LOC135843101 gene encoding phospholipase A1-like isoform X2, whose amino-acid sequence MQFNRLKLRKMKIYDIRILFAYVALFQTMISKCEPTLGFISGISNAFTLVKNWLLPKELKIFLLIYTRKLNVPIKLNLPVQNASLVREIISNEKQLVLIIHGFITDSEVQWTKDLTQAYLKQRDATVGVVDWSSGSKTIAYFRAINKIPKVAAQLISFIEYLVKKFHFKPQNIHIIGHSLGAHIAGNVGRGVPFMHRVTGLDPASLFSDDPLEAQLRKTDAEYVDVIHTNTILGSSELFGSVDFYLNNCKPWPVGIQPACNATMMQNIYYKILYNDCSHHIAIYYFIESITNPDCLFVSSKTKERASRVITEDFDPKQDSVLGFDTFKYNTRGKLHIVTNKYAPYCRKAPSETPCE is encoded by the exons atgCAGTTTAATCgactgaaattgagaaaaatgaaaatttacgataTACGAATATTGTTTGCGTATGTTG CTTTATTTCAAACCATGATATCAAAATGTGAACCAACCTTGGGATTCATATCAGGCATTTCAAACGCGTTTACATTAGTAAAAAACTGGTTACTACCgaaggaattgaaaatttttttattaatatatACTAG aaaattaaaCGTACCGATAAAACTGAACCTACCAGTACAAAATGCATCGCTAGTACGTGAGATAATAAGCAATGAAAAACAGCTTGTACTCATCATTCACGGATTTATTACAGATAGTGAAGTGCAATGGACGAAGGACTTGACACAAGCTTATCTCAAACAA agagatgCTACTGTAGGTGTTGTTGATTGGAGCAGTGGATCTAAAACAATAGCTTACTTCCGAGCGATTAATAAAATACCCAAAGTAGCAGCACAATTAATCAG CTTTATAGAATatttagtcaaaaaatttcacttcaagcCTCAAAACATCCACATCATAGGACACAGTTTAGGTGCACATATCGCCGGAAATGTTGGGAGAGGTGTTCCATTCATGCACAGAGTAACAG GTTTGGATCCAGCATCACTTTTCTCAGACGATCCTTTAGAAGCACAATTACGTAAGACTGATGCTGAATATGTCGATGTTATTCATACAAATACTATATTGGGAAGCAGTGAACTTTTTG gcTCTGTAGATTTCTACTTAAACAACTGTAAGCCTTGGCCTGTTGGTATTCAACCTGCGTGTAATGCGACAATGATGCAAAACATATATTATAAGATTTTGTACAATGATTGCTCTCACCATATAGCAATATACTACTTTATCGAATCGATCACAAATCCAGATTGCTTATTTGTGTCCAGCAAAACAAAAGAACGAGCCAGCAG gGTAATTACGGAAGATTTTGATCCAAAACAAGATTCAGTATTGGGATTTGATACATTCAAGTATAATACTCGAGGAAAACTTCACATCGTAACTAATAAATATGCCCCTTACTGTAGAAAAGCTCCATCAGAAACCCCctgtgaatga
- the LOC135843915 gene encoding probable phospholipase A1 magnifin isoform X2 has protein sequence MKLDLPVQDLSQLHGRKISNERPLVFIIHGFQSDTSEQWMKDLAQAYLQSKDGMVFAVDWGSNAKTVNYWSSANQVPIVANQLIGFINMLMTQFGVETKKIHIIGHSLGAHIAGNVGRGLPSVYRITGLDPAGPKFQVGSLTTLRKTDAYYVDVLHTCRVLGHRELLGTVDFFINENTDEQPACAIKGTAVRVIAGFLIDSALGIWEMTCSHSIVTDYFIESLKNQACRFVASKTIERAKKVTSDTLDPNLDTTVLGLDTFKYKATGKLHVITGAFSPYCRTKPS, from the exons ATGAAACTCGATCTGCCAGTACAAGATCTTTCACAGCTACATGGAAGAAAAATATCGAATGAAAGACCGCTCGTATTTATTATTCACGGGTTTCAATCAGATACAAGCGAGCAATGGATGAAGGACTTAGCACAAGCTTATCTTCAATCA aaaGATGGTATGGTATTTGCTGTTGATTGGGGTAGTAATGCTAAAACAGTTAATTATTGGAGTTCTGCTAATCAAGTACCTATCGTAGCCAATCAATTAATTGG tTTCATAAATATGTTAATGACTCAGTTCGGCGTCGAAACTAAAAAAATCCACATTATAGGCCACAGTTTAGGGGCACACATCGCTGGAAATGTTGGAAGAGGTTTACCAAGCGTATACAGAATAACGG GTTTGGATCCCGCAGGACCCAAATTCCAGGTAGGTTCTTTGACAACACTACGTAAAACTGACGCTTATTACGTCGACGTGCTTCACACTTGTCGTGTTCTTGGCCATAGGGAACTTCTCG GCACTgtagatttttttataaacgaGAACACTGATGAACAACCTGCATGTGCTATTAAAGGCACAGCGGTTCGTGTTATTGCAGGCTTTCTTATTGATAGTGCACTTGGGATCTGGGAGATGACATGTTCTCACAGTATAGTGACAGACTACTTTATTGAATCGCTCAAAAATCAGGCATGTAGATTTGTGGCAAGCAAAACAATCGAACGAGCGaagaa GGTAACTTCGGATACGTTAGATCCAAACCTAGATACTACAGTACTGGGATTGGATACGTTCAAGTATAAAGCTACAGGGAAGCTTCACGTGATAACCGGAGCTTTCTCTCCTTATTGTAGAACAAAACCATCATAA
- the LOC135843101 gene encoding phospholipase A1-like isoform X1 — protein sequence MYNCLGIEIRNIIFSKLKRTTSWDHVIQASEPPFSPTPYSSNSNEKSKYKISPMQFNRLKLRKMKIYDIRILFAYVALFQTMISKCEPTLGFISGISNAFTLVKNWLLPKELKIFLLIYTRKLNVPIKLNLPVQNASLVREIISNEKQLVLIIHGFITDSEVQWTKDLTQAYLKQRDATVGVVDWSSGSKTIAYFRAINKIPKVAAQLISFIEYLVKKFHFKPQNIHIIGHSLGAHIAGNVGRGVPFMHRVTGLDPASLFSDDPLEAQLRKTDAEYVDVIHTNTILGSSELFGSVDFYLNNCKPWPVGIQPACNATMMQNIYYKILYNDCSHHIAIYYFIESITNPDCLFVSSKTKERASRVITEDFDPKQDSVLGFDTFKYNTRGKLHIVTNKYAPYCRKAPSETPCE from the exons ATGTACAATTGTTTGGGAATTGAAATTcgtaacattattttttccaagctAAAAAGGACAACCTCGTGG GATCACGTGATACAAGCCTCCGAGCCTCCGTTTAGTCCAACGCCATACTCATcaaattcgaatgaaaaatcaaaatacaaaatttctccaatgCAGTTTAATCgactgaaattgagaaaaatgaaaatttacgataTACGAATATTGTTTGCGTATGTTG CTTTATTTCAAACCATGATATCAAAATGTGAACCAACCTTGGGATTCATATCAGGCATTTCAAACGCGTTTACATTAGTAAAAAACTGGTTACTACCgaaggaattgaaaatttttttattaatatatACTAG aaaattaaaCGTACCGATAAAACTGAACCTACCAGTACAAAATGCATCGCTAGTACGTGAGATAATAAGCAATGAAAAACAGCTTGTACTCATCATTCACGGATTTATTACAGATAGTGAAGTGCAATGGACGAAGGACTTGACACAAGCTTATCTCAAACAA agagatgCTACTGTAGGTGTTGTTGATTGGAGCAGTGGATCTAAAACAATAGCTTACTTCCGAGCGATTAATAAAATACCCAAAGTAGCAGCACAATTAATCAG CTTTATAGAATatttagtcaaaaaatttcacttcaagcCTCAAAACATCCACATCATAGGACACAGTTTAGGTGCACATATCGCCGGAAATGTTGGGAGAGGTGTTCCATTCATGCACAGAGTAACAG GTTTGGATCCAGCATCACTTTTCTCAGACGATCCTTTAGAAGCACAATTACGTAAGACTGATGCTGAATATGTCGATGTTATTCATACAAATACTATATTGGGAAGCAGTGAACTTTTTG gcTCTGTAGATTTCTACTTAAACAACTGTAAGCCTTGGCCTGTTGGTATTCAACCTGCGTGTAATGCGACAATGATGCAAAACATATATTATAAGATTTTGTACAATGATTGCTCTCACCATATAGCAATATACTACTTTATCGAATCGATCACAAATCCAGATTGCTTATTTGTGTCCAGCAAAACAAAAGAACGAGCCAGCAG gGTAATTACGGAAGATTTTGATCCAAAACAAGATTCAGTATTGGGATTTGATACATTCAAGTATAATACTCGAGGAAAACTTCACATCGTAACTAATAAATATGCCCCTTACTGTAGAAAAGCTCCATCAGAAACCCCctgtgaatga